The Acinetobacter wuhouensis genome includes the window CTGTTGAACCACTGACAACCACACAAACTCACTTGAATGTTCAACTGAATGAAACAGCACTTACAGCACCTTTAGAAAAAATTATGCATCTGGCTAAAGTGAATGTATATCAAGACAATCAATTGATTCAAAGCTTTGATATTGAAGATGAAGTTCATATTGAACAGGCTTCATGGTTTGAGCGTTTACTGGAATGGTTAAGCTCATTTTTTAAATAGTGAATCAACTTCAGATAAAACCAACTAAAACAGTTAGATTTATTGTAATTATGTAACTTGTATTACAAAAAAAACCGAAAATACAAATGAGGATGGCATATTAAACCATCCTCTATTTTTATAACTACTATTAGGTTTTTTCTATGTCAAATCTTCATCATATCGTGATCGTTGGTGGTGGCGCAGGTGGATTGGAGTTGGTCACACAACTCGGTGATACGCTCGGGAAAAGTAAAAAAGCAAAAATTACTTTGGTCGATCAAAAGCTTACTCACATTTGGAAGCCCTTATTGCATGAAATTGCAGCAGGCACAATGAACCCGAGTGATGAAGAAACCAATTATTATGCACATGCGGCAAAACATCATTACGAATTTGTTTTAGGTCGCTTTGAACAACTCAATCGTGAAAACAAAACCATCGTTCTCAGTAAAACACAGTCGGGGAAATACGACTCAAATCAAGACTCAATTGAACTCAGTTATGACACTTTAATTCTTGCTGTCGGTTCGATTTCCAATGACTTCAATACCTCAGGTGTAAAAGAGTTTTGTCATTATCTAGACAGTCGCCAACAAGCTGAAATTTTCCAACAAGATTTACTGCATTTGTATTTAGATGCGCAAAATAAAAATATCGACCGTGAATTGCAAATCGCCATTATTGGCGCAGGTGCAACTGGTGTTGAACTTTCTGCGGAATTGGTTCAAGCCAAGCAAAATTTTTATAAATATGGATTAAATAAAATTAATCCAAACAATGTCAAAATCACACTCATTGAAGGCGCAGAACGAATTTTACCTGCTCTCTCTGATAAAATTGCTGAACATGCAACACATCAGTTGAAACGTATGAAAATTGATGTCCTTACATCAAAGCGTGTTGAAAAAGTCGATGCAGATAAAGTTTATTTCAATGATGGTACTTCTGTCGATGCACAGCTCAAAGTTTGGGCGGCTGGAATTAAAACACCAAAAGTCATTGCAGATTTAGAAGGTTTTGAAAAAGACCGTATGGGACGAATCAAAGTCTTTGC containing:
- a CDS encoding NAD(P)/FAD-dependent oxidoreductase, producing MSNLHHIVIVGGGAGGLELVTQLGDTLGKSKKAKITLVDQKLTHIWKPLLHEIAAGTMNPSDEETNYYAHAAKHHYEFVLGRFEQLNRENKTIVLSKTQSGKYDSNQDSIELSYDTLILAVGSISNDFNTSGVKEFCHYLDSRQQAEIFQQDLLHLYLDAQNKNIDRELQIAIIGAGATGVELSAELVQAKQNFYKYGLNKINPNNVKITLIEGAERILPALSDKIAEHATHQLKRMKIDVLTSKRVEKVDADKVYFNDGTSVDAQLKVWAAGIKTPKVIADLEGFEKDRMGRIKVFATLQTQADPNIFAFGDCAHCILDAREAPLGPRAQVASQQAAFLVDAMSARLKGRPQPMFQFSDKGSLVSLSENKAVGELLGQVNVQGFVAKSMYVSLYRIHQATIYGYAHAGLLTAKDFVTRKIAPKIKLH